A region from the Panicum hallii strain FIL2 chromosome 1, PHallii_v3.1, whole genome shotgun sequence genome encodes:
- the LOC112874204 gene encoding dnaJ homolog subfamily B member 4-like: MGVDYYKVLQVERGASDDELKKAYRKLAMKWHPDKNPSNKKEAEAKFKKISEAYEVLSDSQKRAVYDQYGEEGLKGQVPPPGAGGPSGSSYYGGNASTFQFNPRSADDIFAEFFGFSSPFSSMGGMGGMGGGAEWGMRGSRFGMFGDDIFGSYPQFPGEASMHVPQRPSKAPPIENRLPCNLADLYKGISKKMKISREILDAGGRTMVVEEILTIDIKPGWKKGTKITFPEKGNEAPHIIPADIVFIIDEKPHDIFTRDGNDLVMTQKISLAEALTECTVNVTTLDGRNLTVPINSVIYPGYEEVVPREGMPIPKDSSKKGNLRIKFSIKFPSRLTSEQKAEIKRLLGS, from the exons ATGGGGGTGGACTACTACAAGGTGCTGCAGGTGGAGCGCGGCGCCTCCGATGACGAGCTCAAGAAGGCGTACCGGAAGCTCGCCATGAAGTGGCATCCGGACAAGAACCCCAGCAACAAGAAGGAGGCCGAGGCCAAGTTCAAGAAGATCTCAGAGGCCTACGAG GTGCTAAGTGATTCACAAAAGCGGGCGGTCTATGACCAGTACGGGGAAGAAGGACTCAAGGGTCAGGTTCCACCTCCTGGAGCAGGTGGTCCCAGTGGGTCTTCCTACTATGGTGGGAATGCGTCGACATTCCAGTTCAATCCTCGCAGCGCAGATGATATTTTTGCCGAGTTCTTTGGGTTCTCAAGCCCATTCTCAAGCATGGGTGGCATGGGAGGCATGGGCGGAGGTGCTGAGTGGGGCATGAGGGGCTCAAGGTTTGGGATGTTCGGGGATGACATATTTGGGTCCTACCCTCAGTTCCCTGGTGAGGCATCAATGCATGTTCCACAACGGCCTTCGAAAGCTCCTCCAATTGAGAACCGATTGCCATGCAACCTTGCTGATTTGTACAAAGGTATCTCCAAGAAGATGAAGATCTCACGAGAGATTTTAGATGCTGGCGG GAGAACTATGGTTGTCGAGGAGATCCTAACAATTGACATAAAACCTGGATGGAAGAAAGGGACAAAAATAACATTTCCTGAAAAGGGTAATGAGGCTCCACACATAATTCCTGCAGATATTGTATTCATAATTGACGAGAAACCTCATGATATATTCACAAGAGACGGGAATGATCTGGTCATGACTCAGAAGATCTCCTTGGCCGAAGCCTTGACAGAATGTACTGTTAATGTAACAACTTTGGATGGTCGGAACCTGACAGTACCGATAAACAGTGTCATCTACCCTGGCTATGAGGAGGTTGTTCCCCGAGAGGGCATGCCGATTCCCAAGGATTCTTCCAAGAAGGGAAATCTTAGGATCAAATTCAGCATCAAATTCCCCTCGAGGCTGACCTCAGAACAGAAAGCGGAAATCAAAAGGCTACTAGGTTCTTGA
- the LOC112897667 gene encoding B-cell receptor-associated protein 31-like, translated as MIQLLFLVLVAEASVVAVLLFKTPLRKLAVLGIDRLKRGRRAPVAVKTVAGVVLALLASTLYSMAEISCRATDPDSGGGLTPTDQVLFSRHLLEASLMGYSLFLVLVIDRLHQYIRDLRAFKKNLEAVSKHNKMLEEAKHGISEETKKYQEDIATLNKEMKKLKLQVQEKTEEFHVAEDKALAIQKQSEGLLIEYDRLLEDNQHLRIQLQSIDLKLSSSS; from the exons ATGATCCAGCTGCTATTCCTTGTACTGGTGGCGGAGGCGTCCGTGGTTGCGGTGCTGCTCTTCAAGACGCCGCTGCGGAAGCTCGCCGTGCTAGGCATCGACCGCCTCAagcgcggccgccgcgcgcctgTCGCCGTCAAGACGGTGGCGGGCGTCGTCCTCGCTCTTCTCGCCTCCACGCTCTACAGCATGGCCGAGATCAGCTGCCGCGCGACCGACCCCGACTCCGGCGGCGGGCTCACGCCCACAGATCAGGTCCTCTTCTCGCGTCACCTCCTGGAGGCGTCCCTCATGG GGTACTCCTTATTTCTTGTGCTAGTTATTGACCGGCTTCACCAATACATCAGAGATTTGCGTGCCTTCAAGAAGAACTTAGAGGCTGTATCGAAGCATAATAAAATGTTGGAGGAAGCAAAACATGGAATTTCAGAGGAGACAAAGAAGTACCAGGAAGACATTGCCACTCTGAACAAGGAGATGAAGAAACTGAAGCTACAAGTCCAAGAAAAGACAGAAGAGTTCCATGTTGCTGAGGACAAGGCACTTGCTATCCAAAAACAATCTGAAGGCTTGCTGATCGAATATGATCGCCTGCTGGAGGACAACCAGCATCTTCGGATACAGCTGCAGTCAATTGACCTCAAGCTTTCCAGTTCTTCTTGA